One Zeugodacus cucurbitae isolate PBARC_wt_2022May chromosome 3, idZeuCucr1.2, whole genome shotgun sequence genomic region harbors:
- the LOC105215048 gene encoding TNF receptor-associated factor 4 isoform X1, whose amino-acid sequence MVRSLAQWTKTLSFPSRLSPNRNSKDCSNLNATSPAPPPTPPRNKTTNNNNNNNNCSTSRSSTSTVSSSHSNSTAAPSPTTMGNNSANSNYNGNNNNKHNLPITELEQIIYPGPDPKQAIMGSLVFCIHHKQGCKWSDELRKLKGHLNVCKHDATQCPNKCGAQIPRIMMTDHLQFTCNMRRTKCEFCQSEFSGAGLEEHAGTCGQEPIYCEAKCGQRVLRGRMTLHKSKDCAKRLRRCAHCTREFSCDTLPLHVAQCPRAPMTCPQRCDAGAIARGDMETHLRDECKALAIACSFKEAGCRFKGPRHMLEAHLEANAASHLSLMVALSSRQGQQIQMLKTAVSKLSINYTGTLLWKITDWSSKMTEARSKDGLELVSPPFYTSQYGYKLQASMFLNGNGPGENTHVSVYIKVLPGEYDALLKWPFAHSITFTLFEQGAQTGQGGVAESFVPDPTWENFQRPSNEPDQLGFGFPRFISHEMLHRRPFIKEDTVFLRVKVDPSKIVSV is encoded by the exons ATGGTCCGCAGTCTGGCACAGTGGACGAAAACCCTAAGTTTTCCTTCACGCCTCTCACCCAATCGCAATTCGAAAGATTGTAGCAACTTGAACGCCACTAGTCCAGCACCACCACCCACACCGCCCAGGAATAaaaccacaaacaacaacaacaacaataataattgttCAACATCACGTTCCTCAACGTCAACAGTGTCATCATCACACTCAAATTCTACAGCAGCACCATCACCCACAACCATGGGCAACAACAGTGCCAACAGCAATTACAatggcaataataacaacaaacataatttGCCCATCACGGAATTAGAGCAGATT ATTTACCCCGGTCCCGATCCCAAACAAGCCATCATGGGCTCACTCGTCTTCTGTATACATCACAAACAGGGCTGTAAATGGTCCGATGAGCTGAGAAAACTAAAG gGTCACTTGAACGTTTGCAAACACGATGCCACACAGTGTCCGAACAAGTGCGGCGCACAAATACCACGCATCATGATGACCGATCACCTGCAGTTCACCTGCAACATGCGACGCACCAAATGCGAATTCTGTCAGAGCGAATTCTCTGGCGCTGGTCTTGAGGAGCATGCCGGCACCTGCGGTCAGGAGCCGATTTACTGCGAAGCTAAGTGCGGTCAACGTGTGCTACGCGGACGCATGACACTACACAAGTCAAAGGATTGTGCCAAACGTCTGCGTCGTTGCGCACATTGTACGCGTGAATTCTCGTGCGACACACTGCCACTGCATGTGGCACAATGCCCACGCGCACCGATGACCTGTCCGCAACGCTGCGATGCCGGTGCCATTGCACGCGGCGATATGGAGACGCATTTGCGCGACGAATGCAAAGCGCTGGCGATCGCTTGCAGTTTCAAGGAGGCCGGCTGTCGCTTCAAAGGACCACGACATATGCTTGAAGCGCATTTGGAAGCAAATGCCGCGTCACATTTGTCATTAATGGTGGCGCTGTCGTCACGTCAGGGCCAACAGATACAAATGTTAAAGACGGCCGTCTCCAAGTTGTCCATTAATTATACCGGTACGTTGTTGTGGAAGATCACCGATTGGTCGTCGAAAATGACAGAGGCGCGCAGTAAAGATGGACTGGAATTGGTATCGCCACCATTCTACACATCACAGTATGGTTACAAATTGCAAGCTTCAATGTTTCTCAATGGCAATGGTCCCGGTGAGAATACACATGTTTCCGTTTATATTAAAGTGCTGCCGGGCGAGTATGATGCATTGTTGAAGTGGCCATTCGCGCACTCGATCACATTCACACTCTTCGAACAGGGCGCGCAAACAGGACAGGGTGGTGTCGCCGAGTCTTTCGTGCCGGATCCAACATGGGAGAATTTCCAGCGGCCATCAAATGAACCAGATCAATTGGGTTTCGGATTTCCACGTTTCATCTCGCATGAAATGCTACACAGACGTCCTTTCATTAAGGAGGATACGGTATTTTTACGTGTAAAGGTGGACCCCAGTAAAATTGTGTCGGTCTAA
- the LOC105215048 gene encoding TNF receptor-associated factor 4 isoform X2, with the protein MKCFRNIFGKKGEYQIYPGPDPKQAIMGSLVFCIHHKQGCKWSDELRKLKGHLNVCKHDATQCPNKCGAQIPRIMMTDHLQFTCNMRRTKCEFCQSEFSGAGLEEHAGTCGQEPIYCEAKCGQRVLRGRMTLHKSKDCAKRLRRCAHCTREFSCDTLPLHVAQCPRAPMTCPQRCDAGAIARGDMETHLRDECKALAIACSFKEAGCRFKGPRHMLEAHLEANAASHLSLMVALSSRQGQQIQMLKTAVSKLSINYTGTLLWKITDWSSKMTEARSKDGLELVSPPFYTSQYGYKLQASMFLNGNGPGENTHVSVYIKVLPGEYDALLKWPFAHSITFTLFEQGAQTGQGGVAESFVPDPTWENFQRPSNEPDQLGFGFPRFISHEMLHRRPFIKEDTVFLRVKVDPSKIVSV; encoded by the exons ATGAAgtgttttagaaatatttttggtaaaaaaggCGAATATCAG ATTTACCCCGGTCCCGATCCCAAACAAGCCATCATGGGCTCACTCGTCTTCTGTATACATCACAAACAGGGCTGTAAATGGTCCGATGAGCTGAGAAAACTAAAG gGTCACTTGAACGTTTGCAAACACGATGCCACACAGTGTCCGAACAAGTGCGGCGCACAAATACCACGCATCATGATGACCGATCACCTGCAGTTCACCTGCAACATGCGACGCACCAAATGCGAATTCTGTCAGAGCGAATTCTCTGGCGCTGGTCTTGAGGAGCATGCCGGCACCTGCGGTCAGGAGCCGATTTACTGCGAAGCTAAGTGCGGTCAACGTGTGCTACGCGGACGCATGACACTACACAAGTCAAAGGATTGTGCCAAACGTCTGCGTCGTTGCGCACATTGTACGCGTGAATTCTCGTGCGACACACTGCCACTGCATGTGGCACAATGCCCACGCGCACCGATGACCTGTCCGCAACGCTGCGATGCCGGTGCCATTGCACGCGGCGATATGGAGACGCATTTGCGCGACGAATGCAAAGCGCTGGCGATCGCTTGCAGTTTCAAGGAGGCCGGCTGTCGCTTCAAAGGACCACGACATATGCTTGAAGCGCATTTGGAAGCAAATGCCGCGTCACATTTGTCATTAATGGTGGCGCTGTCGTCACGTCAGGGCCAACAGATACAAATGTTAAAGACGGCCGTCTCCAAGTTGTCCATTAATTATACCGGTACGTTGTTGTGGAAGATCACCGATTGGTCGTCGAAAATGACAGAGGCGCGCAGTAAAGATGGACTGGAATTGGTATCGCCACCATTCTACACATCACAGTATGGTTACAAATTGCAAGCTTCAATGTTTCTCAATGGCAATGGTCCCGGTGAGAATACACATGTTTCCGTTTATATTAAAGTGCTGCCGGGCGAGTATGATGCATTGTTGAAGTGGCCATTCGCGCACTCGATCACATTCACACTCTTCGAACAGGGCGCGCAAACAGGACAGGGTGGTGTCGCCGAGTCTTTCGTGCCGGATCCAACATGGGAGAATTTCCAGCGGCCATCAAATGAACCAGATCAATTGGGTTTCGGATTTCCACGTTTCATCTCGCATGAAATGCTACACAGACGTCCTTTCATTAAGGAGGATACGGTATTTTTACGTGTAAAGGTGGACCCCAGTAAAATTGTGTCGGTCTAA